Proteins encoded together in one Deinococcus ruber window:
- a CDS encoding MFS transporter, with protein sequence MTAAAPPDASGFRTFLKLWASQGASGLGSAVAWFSLSIYVAQTLYPLPSQRPELALALSLLGLSGALPALVVVPLAGVWADRHDRRRTMLTCDLLSGALTLLAAALMHTGHLPLWALLLTSVLISVLGSFHGASFDTSYSLLVSRAQLPRAGGLMQTMGSLSQLLAPALAALLIALPGGVPMSLLTDALSFWLAAVVLWRLRIPRPPATDHGIRPPLKDDLLFGWRYILRRPPLLALLLTFAAVNFSWSPLQVFETLLLKGRLADDLNAHGLSFQAGLALLSTLGAAGGLTGGVLVSAWGGLKTQRIYGVLVPVLLGALGLLTLGLAPGVWLAAAAMFGLFFTGPIMNAHSQAIWQAQVPSELQGRVFSVRRLIAQFTGPLSVGLAGLLAARFPVPAILLVLAGLLGVVVLVQFVNPSLRRVEDREYLEALAQRS encoded by the coding sequence ATGACCGCTGCTGCGCCGCCCGATGCTTCCGGCTTCCGCACCTTTCTGAAGCTGTGGGCTTCGCAGGGGGCGAGTGGACTGGGCAGCGCCGTGGCGTGGTTTTCGCTCTCGATCTATGTGGCGCAGACGCTCTACCCGTTGCCCTCTCAGCGGCCCGAACTGGCGCTGGCGCTATCGCTGCTGGGGCTGTCGGGGGCGCTGCCTGCGCTGGTGGTCGTGCCGCTGGCGGGCGTGTGGGCCGACCGGCACGACCGCCGCCGCACCATGCTCACCTGTGATCTGCTCAGCGGTGCCCTGACGCTGTTGGCCGCCGCGCTGATGCACACGGGTCATCTGCCGCTGTGGGCGCTCCTGCTCACGAGCGTGCTGATTTCGGTGCTGGGCAGCTTTCACGGCGCGTCGTTCGATACCAGTTACAGCCTGCTCGTCAGCCGGGCGCAGCTCCCGCGAGCGGGCGGCCTGATGCAGACGATGGGCAGCCTGTCGCAGCTGCTGGCTCCCGCGCTGGCTGCCCTGCTCATCGCGCTGCCGGGCGGCGTACCCATGAGCCTGCTGACCGATGCTCTGAGTTTCTGGCTGGCGGCGGTGGTGCTGTGGCGGCTGCGGATTCCCCGGCCCCCGGCCACAGACCACGGCATTCGCCCCCCCCTGAAAGACGATCTGCTGTTCGGCTGGCGCTACATCCTGCGCCGCCCGCCGCTGCTGGCGCTGCTGCTGACCTTCGCCGCCGTCAATTTCAGCTGGTCGCCGCTCCAGGTCTTCGAGACGCTGCTGCTCAAAGGTCGGCTGGCGGACGATCTGAACGCGCACGGCCTGAGTTTCCAGGCGGGGCTGGCGCTGCTCAGTACGCTGGGCGCGGCAGGAGGTCTGACGGGCGGCGTGCTGGTCAGTGCGTGGGGCGGCCTGAAAACCCAGCGCATCTACGGCGTGCTGGTTCCGGTGCTGCTTGGCGCACTGGGCCTGCTGACGCTGGGGTTGGCTCCGGGCGTGTGGCTGGCGGCTGCGGCGATGTTCGGCCTGTTTTTTACCGGCCCGATCATGAATGCCCACTCGCAGGCGATCTGGCAGGCGCAGGTGCCGTCCGAGCTTCAGGGCCGGGTGTTCAGCGTGCGCCGCCTGATCGCCCAGTTCACCGGCCCGCTGAGCGTGGGGCTGGCGGGGCTGCTGGCGGCCAGATTTCCGGTGCCCGCGATTCTGCTGGTGCTGGCGGGGCTGCTGGGCGTGGTGGTACTGGTGCAGTTCGTCAATCCGTCGTTGCGGCGCGTGGAAGACCGCGAGTATCTGGAAGCGCTGGCACAGAGGTCGTGA
- the rnhA gene encoding ribonuclease HI: protein MSRPSYKPRPKQSSARDLLPIQACIQPSTPIAGENVDLYADGACDTTAGHGGWACILRYGDHEMELGGHAEQTTNNRMELTGLLEGLKALKRPCQVRVVTDSQYLRKAFTDKWILNWQRNGWKTAGKDPVKNQDLWEELILQAKKHALTFVWVKGHNGHDENERVDRRAVAERLKLRR from the coding sequence ATGAGCCGCCCCTCGTATAAGCCCCGCCCTAAACAGAGCAGCGCCCGCGACCTGCTGCCCATCCAGGCCTGTATTCAGCCGAGCACGCCGATAGCCGGAGAAAATGTCGATCTGTATGCCGATGGAGCCTGCGACACGACCGCCGGGCATGGCGGCTGGGCCTGCATCCTGCGCTACGGCGATCACGAGATGGAACTGGGCGGCCACGCCGAGCAGACCACCAACAACCGCATGGAACTGACGGGCCTGCTGGAAGGTCTGAAGGCCCTGAAGCGCCCGTGTCAGGTGCGCGTCGTGACCGACAGCCAGTATCTGCGAAAGGCCTTTACCGACAAGTGGATTCTGAACTGGCAGCGCAACGGTTGGAAGACCGCCGGAAAAGACCCGGTGAAAAATCAGGATCTGTGGGAAGAGCTGATTCTTCAGGCAAAAAAGCACGCGCTGACCTTCGTATGGGTCAAGGGCCACAACGGGCACGACGAGAACGAGCGGGTAGATCGGCGGGCAGTGGCCGAGCGGCTGAAACTGAGACGGTGA